In one Babylonia areolata isolate BAREFJ2019XMU chromosome 14, ASM4173473v1, whole genome shotgun sequence genomic region, the following are encoded:
- the LOC143289454 gene encoding uncharacterized protein LOC143289454: protein MSTLVTYLFLLACCFSVSWQKCFDNHCAHHSPLSGCVGGQYLCQADEFCETITHVSHNSHSNSPWVHTACRPMAVLQDCVALQQGNDPSCDPNKHDIVCHWCCHGEQCMLDLAQGIQPDHTPLPSTTTLPTTTTTTQPTTTTTTPAPTATTTTSGGAETVTIPTDVVPTTTATGAVGGCVDLYIGDCSADFAGRCAEVLIQQLCAATCNAC from the exons ATGTCTACACTCGTGACCTATCTCTTCCTATTGGCGTGCTGCTTTTcag TGAGCTGGCAGAAGTGCTTCGACAACCACTGTGCTCACCACAGTCCTCTGTCCGGCTGTGTGGGAGGGCAGTACCTGTGTCAGGCTGATGAG TTTTGCGAGACCATCACTCATGTGTCTCACAACAGTCACAGTAACTCCCCCTGGGTGCATACAGCCTGCAGACCAATGGCT GTTCTGCAGGACTGCGTCGCGCTCCAGCAGGGCAACGACCCCAGCTGTGACCCCAACAAGCACGACATCGTCTGCCACTGGTGCTGCCACGGAGAGCAGTGTATGCTGGACCTGGCCCAGGGGATCCAGCCCGACCACACACCgctgccctccaccaccacactccccaccaccaccaccaccacccagcccaccaccaccaccaccactcctgcccccacagcaacgacgacgacttCTGGGGGAGCTGAGACCGTGACCATTCCGACTGATGTTGTTccaaccaccacagccaccgGCGCCGTTG GTGGCTGCGTCGACCTCTATATCGGCGACTGCTCTGCGGATTTCGCCGGGAGATGCGCTGAAGTTCTCATCCAGCAACTGTGCGCGGCAACCTGCAACGCctgttaa